GAGCCTTCCAGAAGCATGCTTTGGTACACATTGGCGGGGTAATAGCCGTCAAACTCCGGTTTGGCACTCCCTTCCTTACGGCGTGAGTTGAATAGTAATAAACTTTCATCGCTGGTAATGTATGGGTTGTAATCGGGGTAGGGGCTGTTCACTTCGGGCCCCATATTGTGAAAGCTGATATCTACCGGAAACTTCATTAATTCCTGGGCGGTTTGGCAATCAATGACTCTCTTTCGGATATCTTCACTCAGCTTGGCCGATACGTTTTCGAGGTACTGGTAGTAGTAATCAATGGCCTTGTCAAATGTATAGTTTTGGGCATAGGCTTCCGCCATCGTGTACAGGGCAGCCTTCGGAAATTTGGGCTGCTTCACAACCCGCTCCATGTAGATAACGGCTTTTGATTTATCGCCGTTGATGTTCAGAATACAATCACTTGCAAAGATGTTGAGTTGAACATCATTCGGGTCTTTCTTTAGCAACGATTCAAACTGTACAAGCGCAGCGGAAAAGTTACCTTGGTTAAAGAGGGTCTTGGCTTCAGAAAGTGACTGCCCGTAGCCGAATAAACAGAATGCAAAGTGCAGAACGAGGATGATTACAATTCGATTCATAGAAACCGTGCTTGATTACCGAAAAGTAAGAAAAAAACCCTCCGCCTTTCGGGGAGGGTTTTTCAAGTTTTTAAACGGACTTATCAACCATTACTTAGCAGTAATCTTGATGTACTGATAGGGTTCGTACTTGGTTACACCTGTTACAGGGTCATTATCGTACCTCGGGCCCTGCACAATGGCATTCACGTCTGCTATCTTAATTCTCGATGGATCCAGACCTTTGTTTTTGATACCGGTAAGGATTTTTTCCTTGGCATCCTCTGCACGTTTATTGGCCAGGTTTTCGTTGGTTCGATAAGTTTGAGTGGGTACTCTGGATGCGCTTCCTTCAATGCTGATGGTGGCCTCACCGTATTTTTTAATCAATTCAGCGAGGTCGTTCATAAAGATGGTAAAGCGTGCTTCATCCAACGGTATCATTCGCTCATTGTACTTGTAGTACTTGTCGAAAACAAGCGTACCAATTTCGGCTTTGGTAACGTGGGTTTGCTCACCATCAGTAGTGGTAACCACAGTTTTGGTTCCTTCCACTTCGCGGGTTTGTACAACACCGTCATCAGTAGTTGCGATTCCACGCAGTGACAGCGTTTTCACAGCCGACCCTTCAAGGTCAACAGGGTTGAGGGTAAGCTCTTTTTGGATTTCATTGTAGCAGGTTTCGCAGGGCACGTGAATGTATTCATTGGCAATGGATTTTCCGGCTACGCGGTAATCCACACTGTAATCAACACATGGGGGCAGGATGGCTACAAAAACGCCATCGCGCATTCGCGGCTTGTACTGCTTGGTAACGCCTGTTTGGGTATCGGTTACATAAATAGTTGTGCTTTCAGGAACCCGCGTTCCTTCTGCTGTTACAACAAATCCTTTTAACACGGTAAGACAAGGTGCGCGTTCAGATTCGGGCAATTCAACCATGTAAATGTCTTTCTCTCCGAAACCACCCTCCTGACGGGAGGAGTAGTAGGCTCTTTTTCCGTCAGCGGATGTCACAAAGAAGATGTCATCATCTACGGTGTTCAGAGGATAACCAACGTTTACAGGCGCACCCCATTCACCGTCTTCGCCCATCTGAGAGTAAAACACGTCGAACCCACCCATGCTATTGTGGCCGGTGGAAGCAAAGTAAAGGGTGCGACCGTCGGGATGCACAAATACTGCATCTTCGTCGTATTGGGTGTTAATAGTCGGGCCGAGTGCGAGGGCTTTACTCCAGTTGCCGTTGGGCAATTTCACAACCCGATAAATATCACGGCCGCCGTATCCTCCGGGTCTGTCGCTCACAAAGTAGAAGGTGTTTCCATCAGCAGTAATGGCGCCGTGTGATTCCCAACTATTAGAGTTTATAGTAGAAGGAAGTGGCTCTGGCTCACTCCAGGTCTCACCTACGAGTTGACTCGACAAGAGGGTACCCACTCCACTCTTATCTTGATAAATGTAGAGGGTTTGACCGTCGGCAGATACGTTAATGGACGCCGAGTGACCGTCAATGTTGATATTGAGAAGTTCGGGCTCCTGCCATTTTCCGTCGCGATCTTTATAGCTGACGTAAATGTCTTCAAAGAACTGACCTGTTACCAAATCAATGAGGTTTTCATTGGCGGAATCCGGTCGCAATCTCCTTGAAGTGAAAAACAGCGCATTTTCGTCCACAGATACTACAGGACTGAACTCAGGGTACTCTGTATTGATTACACTCCCAAGATTTTCGATTGTCAGTTTTTTAGGGTTGGCCAACATTTCTTTGGCGCTTCGCACCATTTCGATTTGCCTTTTGGCAGAGTGTCGCAAGTGGTGGCGGTCGTTCACAGTGTTCAGGAAACGTTCAAACTGCGTAATCGCTTCATCTAGCTTGTAGTTGAGGTGCAATGCACGGCCGTAGTGGAAATAAACCTCAACAGGAGCGGTTTTGTCGTTTACGTTGAAGATGTCGTAGTTGGGGTTAGCCGGACGAGAAGCTGCCACCTCAAGATAGGGAAGAGCCCTCTCAGGGTGGGTGTTTGCCTCCAGAATGCAATAGCCGAGTTTGTAATTTACGTTGGCATTGAATTGATCATAGGCGGCAAGCTCTTTCCATACATTGATGGCTGCGAAGTATAACTTTTCTTCCATCAAGCGATTACCCTCAATGAACTTTGCCCGGTACTCGGCACCTTCTACTTGCCCGAATGAATGAACCGAGCAAAGCACCGCGAACAAAACGAGAATTTTTTTCATGACATGGTCGAAATTTCTTGAGTCAAGGGTTGGTTTTGGCGCTAAATGTATGAACTATTTCGCAGCCAAGCAAAGATGCCTTAAATCGTTCTGTTCACATCAAATTGTTCAAGGTAGTCAGCCACCCTGCGAACAAACATGCCTCCGAGCGCTCCATCCACAATTCGATGGTCGTATGAGTGCGACAAGAACATCATATGCCGGATGGCAATTACATCTCCCTCAGGTGTTTCCATTACTGCGGGTTTTTTCCTGATAGCACCGGTTGCCATGATGGCAACTTGTGGCTGGTTGATAATGGGAGTCCCCATTACGTTACCAAAAGATCCAACATTGGTGATGGTATAAGTGCCGGATCCTATTTCATCAGGTTTGAGTTGATTGTTGCGCGCCCGGTTTGCCAGATCATTCACTTTTTTCGTAATCCCAACCAGATTGAGGGTGTCGGCATCACGTATTACCGGCACGATGAGGTTGCCGGAGGGCAGTGCGGCAGCCATCCCTACGTTGATATGCTTTCGCTTGATGATTTTGTCGCCATCCAATGATATGTTGATCATCGGAAAGTCTTTGATAGCTTTCACGATAGCCTCAATGAAAAGCGGTGTGAAAGTGATTTTTTCACCTTCTCGCTTTTCGAAATCTTTCTTGATTTTGTCTCTCCAGCGCACAAGATTGGTAACATCCGCTTCAACAAACGAGGTTACGTGCGGAGATACGTGCTTGCTCATAACCATGTGCTCGGAAATGAGTTTGCGCATACGGTCCATCTCAATAATCTCGTCGCCTTCACCCACGGAAATGGGCGGCGCCTCGATGGTGCGCATACCTCCGCTTGATTTAGTGGCGGGAGCTGCCGCAGGGTCTTTGGTGGCCGGAACTTTTGCCGGAGCTGCAGAGCTGTCCTGAATGCCTTTTCCGCGATTGGGCAGGTAGGCCATGATGTCTTTTTTGGTAACGCGACCTTCGCTTCCCGTACCGGGTATGCTATCTAGTTCCTCCATGCCGATGCCTTCGGCTATCGCGATGTTGCGAACCAATGGCGAGTAAAAACGGCCTGTGCTGCCAGCGCGTACTACATTTCCGCCACCTCCAACGCTGGCCATAGCCGGAGCTGCCGCAACCGCAGAACCATTGCTGGGCGAAGGGCCCGCCTCACGCGAACTTTGCAATTCACGGGGAGGCTCGGGGGCGGCAGGTGCAGCATCAGCGGCTGCATCGGTAGCAAGCATGGCAATGACCGCACCCACCTGCACTACATCTCCCTCCTGGCAGAGTTGTTTGGAGAGTATTCCGCTGCCGGGGGCCGGTACTTCAGAGTCAACCTTGTCAGTGGCAATCTCGATGATGGGTTCATCGGCCTCCACCATTTCTCCTTCTGATTTAAGCCATTTGATGACCGTAGCTTCTGCTACGCTTTCACCCATTTTGGGCAGCAAAATTTCAATTTCCTTCGACATGCTGTGCGTTCTTTTTAGAGCGCGCTAAATTAGGGCAAATATTGCTTACAGCAAAGTTGACATAGAGCCTATGTGTGGGGCTGAAGGCGGCGACCAAACCTATTTTTTACCACCAAGTTTGCGGAAATGTGAGGTGATCAGTCTGAGGTCCGTTTTCATCCTGTAATCCTTGGCGTACACCAGGTTGAGCCTGCCAATGGTATCGTTTGTGCGCGCTGAGGGTTGAAGGTGATGCGCAGGAGACAGTACGCCCGGTCGCAATGGAGGCAGCTTTTGTTGGGTGTGCGGGTAAAAGCCAACCCATGTTTTCTTACCAATCAAAACCCACCATGCGTTCTTGATGTACCCCAGAGGTTTGTGCTGTATCCACATCAAAAGCGGTGAGAGGAGCAATAGCACAATGGATGTGGCAATGTCAAAAAGCCTTTTATTGCGGCGATTGGCATTTTTTGAAATGGAATTGACCTCAAACACAAAAAGCTCACCCGGTCCCTCAACACTTTTGCTACCAATGATGTAAAGGCTTTCAGGCGGTGCAATTTTAAATTCAAGTTCTTCGCCGTGGAGTGAGGCCATATTCGAAATAATCTCTTGTGCACTCAGATCCCGGGCACAAAATATCACCATGTGAAGCTTGTGAACTTCAACCGCTGAGTGCAGCTGGCTCAGCGATATAGTTGAGGTCGTGGGGCGTTCATCGCCGGAAGGCTGCACATGGATCGTCAGTTCCGTTTCCTGTCCGCTTTGCTGCAAAAGATTGCTCACGCGCTCTGCTTCATCGTGCAAACCCACCACAGCACATCTCAATGCCCGCCGGGCGGCAAACAGGTTTTTTGGAATTCCGGCCATATGGTAAATTCCCCGGAGCAGCAATACGGTTGGAAGAGCAGCCAGCGACCCCAGCACCGTTAATGCCCTCGAAAAACGAAGCGACTCCGGAAGTAAACTGTAAGCCAAGAGTATAATGGCTGATCCCACCAACACTCCTTTCACCAGATTGAGCCATTTGAGCGGTCGCTCGTAGGCGCTGGACAGGTACAGCGATATCACCAGCAAAAGTGCATAGGCAGGCAAGGCAATATGCACAATGCTATCGCTGAGGTCAATGTGCGCCAATTGTTGGTACCACATCTTGCTGAGAAAAAGAACACCAAGAATGGCCAACACATCTAATACAGGCAGGGCAGCCCTTTGAGCAAACCGGTTGAGAATGGCCAGTGACGCGCGGAAATATATGGCCAGGTTGATGAGAAAGGAAAAGGTTTTTACATTTCGTTCGCTAAAGTGCTTGCGTGCAAAAATCACCATGGCGCGGTAAAACACAAACACGTAGTTTATACTGCTTTTTTTGGTGCTCTCACCCTTGTAGTGAATGATGCGCGTATGCGGAAAGTAGTAGTTTTTGTAGCCTCCCAGAATGAGCCTCCACGACAGGTCAATGTCCTCGCCGTACATGAAAAAGTCTTCGTCGAGCAGCCCTACTTTATCCAGTGCCTCCTTGCGCATCAGCATAAAAGCACCCGACAGCACCTCTATCTCGTGTACTTCGTCGTTGCTGAGATAGCCCAGGTGGTAGCGGCCAAATCTTTTGGAGCGCGGAAAAAGCGCCGACAAACCGAAGATTTTGTAAAACGCCACAGCCGGTGTAGGTAAGCCGCGTTTTGATTCGGGCAGAAAAGCCCCTTTGCCGTCAATCATTTTCACGCCCAATCCACCGGCTTCAGGGTGGGTGTCCATAAAGTCAACCACTTTTCGAAAGGTGTCTTCTTCCAACACGGTATCGGGGTTCAGCAGCAGCACATATTGCCCGGTTGATTGACGGATGGCAAGGTTGTTTCCGCGTGAAAAACCAAGGTTTTCACGGCTTTCAATCAGTTTTACCCACGGAAAGCGCTCGCGCACCATGGCTACCGAGCCATCTACCGAGTTGTTGTCAACCACCCATACTTCGGTTTCCAGGCCTTTCATGGCGCGCGCAACCGACTGCAGGCATTGCTCCAGAAAGAAGGCTACGTTGTAGTTTACAATAACAACCGATAGCTTCATGACGCGCTCAGCGTAGATTCATAGGGGGTGCGATTGCGGATGGAGCGCCCGAGGGTTACTTCATCGGTGTACTCCAGGTCATCACCAATGGCCACTCCACGGGCCAGCGTGGTGAGGGTAACAGAAAATTCCTTCAGCTTCTTGTAAAGGAAGTAGCAGGTAGTATCACCCTCCATGGTGGTGTTGAGGGCAAGGATGATTTCGGCTCCGGGGAGTTCAGCCACACGTTTTACCAGCGCATCAATACGTAAGTCGGAGGGGCCTACACCGTCCATCGGAGAAATCAGGCCACCCAAAACGTGATATACCCCCTGAAATTGCTGCGTGCTTTCGATGGCCATAATATCGCGAATATCCTCCACCACGCAAATCAGGTTGGGCTGCCGGTTTGGATTGCTGCACACGTTGCAAACTTCGGAGTCGGCAAGGTTGAAGCAAGAGGAGCAATATTTAATCTGCGAGCGAAGATCGGTGATGGCCCGGGCAAAGCGGTCCACGTCAGCCGGGTCTTTTTTAAGCATGTGCAAGACAAACCTGAGGGCTGTTTTTCGCCCAACACCCGGCAGGAGTGCAAACTGATCTACCGCTTCTTCAATCAGCTTTGAGTTGATCTTCATGCGCCAAAATTACGGCAAAATAAGGGTTTGCATGGTGGTGAAGAAGATGCGCGGCAAAATGAACTTTTTCGCACCGCGGGCGTATTGTTTACTTTCGCAGCCTGTATAAAAGCTGTCTGCACAAACCATCTTATGCTCGCACATCTTCTTTTGTTTCTGTCGTGGATAGCTTATTACGCGCTGCACAGTTGGCTTGCAACTGATAGCGTGAAATCTTTAATGCAGCGGAGTATGGGGCAAGGTTACCGCTTATACCGTATACTGTACAATGTAAAGAGTATGGTTTTGTTATTGGCCATCGTGTATTTTCACTGGAAGCTGGAATCACCCTTTTTCATGGAGCGAATGCTCGTGACCACCCTTTTGGGTGTTGTGCTGGCTGCGCTGGGCTCTTTTGTGCTTACCCATGCCTTTTTTACGGTGAATCTCAGAGAGTTTCTTGGTTTGGCCCAGCTCGACGGCGAGATTGAAAGTAGTTCACAGACGCCTAAGCGACTTATCCGGAGTGGATTCTACGCTTACGTAAGACACCCGTTTTACTTTGGCGTAATCATGATTTTACTGGGCCTGGTGTTACTCATACCGAGTTATGCCACGCTCATGATGTTATTGGCTACCATGCTTTATTTGCCTGTAGGCGTTGCGCTTGAGGAAAAGAAGCTCATCCGTGAGTTTGGCGAAGACTATCTGCGTTACCGCAAAGAGGTGAAGGCCTTTATCCCGTTTATTGTTTAGCTTCAGAAGGCAGACTGAAAGGACATCGTTTCATTGAGCCGAACGCCTTTTTCGGTGTGTTGTAAAGTGCAGCACTCGTTGGTGGCATCGTGCTCCAAAAACAACACGAACTGTTCATCGGCGGCAAGTTGTAGAAAACGTGCTTTCTCGTCGAGGGTAATGAGCGGACGGGTATCGTAGCCCATCACGTAGGGTAGGGGAATGTGCCCCACGCTGGGCAGCAAATCGGCCATAAACACCAGTTTCTTGCCTTTGTATTCAATCACCGGAATCATTTGCGCATCGGTGTGGCCATTCACCACAAACACATCGAAACCGAGTGGGGTTTTGGTGAGAAAATCGTCTTCGTTCACCGGAACAAATTGTAGTTGTCCGCTTTCTTCGAGGGGAATAATATTCTCGGTCAGGAATGAAGCTTTTTCCCGCGCGTTGGGCTCAGTGGCCCAGAGCCAGTGGCGGGCATT
The sequence above is drawn from the Cryomorphaceae bacterium genome and encodes:
- a CDS encoding 2-oxo acid dehydrogenase subunit E2; translated protein: MSKEIEILLPKMGESVAEATVIKWLKSEGEMVEADEPIIEIATDKVDSEVPAPGSGILSKQLCQEGDVVQVGAVIAMLATDAAADAAPAAPEPPRELQSSREAGPSPSNGSAVAAAPAMASVGGGGNVVRAGSTGRFYSPLVRNIAIAEGIGMEELDSIPGTGSEGRVTKKDIMAYLPNRGKGIQDSSAAPAKVPATKDPAAAPATKSSGGMRTIEAPPISVGEGDEIIEMDRMRKLISEHMVMSKHVSPHVTSFVEADVTNLVRWRDKIKKDFEKREGEKITFTPLFIEAIVKAIKDFPMINISLDGDKIIKRKHINVGMAAALPSGNLIVPVIRDADTLNLVGITKKVNDLANRARNNQLKPDEIGSGTYTITNVGSFGNVMGTPIINQPQVAIMATGAIRKKPAVMETPEGDVIAIRHMMFLSHSYDHRIVDGALGGMFVRRVADYLEQFDVNRTI
- a CDS encoding glycosyltransferase, producing the protein MKLSVVIVNYNVAFFLEQCLQSVARAMKGLETEVWVVDNNSVDGSVAMVRERFPWVKLIESRENLGFSRGNNLAIRQSTGQYVLLLNPDTVLEEDTFRKVVDFMDTHPEAGGLGVKMIDGKGAFLPESKRGLPTPAVAFYKIFGLSALFPRSKRFGRYHLGYLSNDEVHEIEVLSGAFMLMRKEALDKVGLLDEDFFMYGEDIDLSWRLILGGYKNYYFPHTRIIHYKGESTKKSSINYVFVFYRAMVIFARKHFSERNVKTFSFLINLAIYFRASLAILNRFAQRAALPVLDVLAILGVLFLSKMWYQQLAHIDLSDSIVHIALPAYALLLVISLYLSSAYERPLKWLNLVKGVLVGSAIILLAYSLLPESLRFSRALTVLGSLAALPTVLLLRGIYHMAGIPKNLFAARRALRCAVVGLHDEAERVSNLLQQSGQETELTIHVQPSGDERPTTSTISLSQLHSAVEVHKLHMVIFCARDLSAQEIISNMASLHGEELEFKIAPPESLYIIGSKSVEGPGELFVFEVNSISKNANRRNKRLFDIATSIVLLLLSPLLMWIQHKPLGYIKNAWWVLIGKKTWVGFYPHTQQKLPPLRPGVLSPAHHLQPSARTNDTIGRLNLVYAKDYRMKTDLRLITSHFRKLGGKK
- the recR gene encoding recombination protein RecR; this encodes MKINSKLIEEAVDQFALLPGVGRKTALRFVLHMLKKDPADVDRFARAITDLRSQIKYCSSCFNLADSEVCNVCSNPNRQPNLICVVEDIRDIMAIESTQQFQGVYHVLGGLISPMDGVGPSDLRIDALVKRVAELPGAEIILALNTTMEGDTTCYFLYKKLKEFSVTLTTLARGVAIGDDLEYTDEVTLGRSIRNRTPYESTLSAS
- a CDS encoding isoprenylcysteine carboxylmethyltransferase family protein, yielding MLAHLLLFLSWIAYYALHSWLATDSVKSLMQRSMGQGYRLYRILYNVKSMVLLLAIVYFHWKLESPFFMERMLVTTLLGVVLAALGSFVLTHAFFTVNLREFLGLAQLDGEIESSSQTPKRLIRSGFYAYVRHPFYFGVIMILLGLVLLIPSYATLMMLLATMLYLPVGVALEEKKLIREFGEDYLRYRKEVKAFIPFIV
- a CDS encoding MBL fold metallo-hydrolase produces the protein MTIYPIETGNFKLDGGAMFGVVPKALWSRTNPADANNMCTWSMRCMLIEDGDRLTLIDCGIGDKQSEKFFSHFYLHGDASLDGSLKKLGFSRDDITDVFLTHLHFDHCGGAVEWNEKKEGLRPVFKNATFWSNARHWLWATEPNAREKASFLTENIIPLEESGQLQFVPVNEDDFLTKTPLGFDVFVVNGHTDAQMIPVIEYKGKKLVFMADLLPSVGHIPLPYVMGYDTRPLITLDEKARFLQLAADEQFVLFLEHDATNECCTLQHTEKGVRLNETMSFQSAF